The following coding sequences are from one uncultured Bacteroides sp. window:
- a CDS encoding DUF3575 domain-containing protein, with protein MIKRITTLILLCSIFGLTSTVWSQSLAVKSDLLSNAFFSPNVSFEQSLGGRFSVDVSLHYNPFGSKESLKRWKHWLVQPELRLWACRPFSGHFWGIHLLAGEFNIADTDLLAGLYKGTKSWRYEGSVMGAGLSYGYQWILSPRWGLEATFGLGYVRASYDRYRCAHCGEKLSSGHKNYLGPTKVAVSLVYMLW; from the coding sequence ATGATCAAACGAATAACAACACTCATACTGCTATGCTCAATTTTTGGCTTGACTTCTACTGTTTGGAGTCAGTCTCTGGCTGTGAAGAGCGACCTTCTTTCGAACGCGTTCTTTTCTCCCAATGTGAGTTTCGAGCAATCTTTGGGTGGTCGTTTTAGTGTGGATGTTTCTTTGCATTACAATCCTTTCGGTTCCAAAGAGAGTCTGAAACGTTGGAAGCATTGGCTGGTGCAACCCGAGTTGCGTTTATGGGCTTGTCGTCCCTTTAGCGGACATTTCTGGGGAATACATCTATTGGCGGGAGAGTTTAATATAGCCGATACGGATCTTCTCGCCGGATTATATAAAGGTACGAAGAGTTGGCGTTATGAAGGTTCAGTGATGGGGGCAGGTCTCTCTTACGGTTACCAATGGATACTCTCTCCTCGTTGGGGATTGGAAGCCACTTTTGGATTGGGATACGTTCGAGCAAGTTATGACCGTTACCGTTGCGCCCATTGCGGAGAAAAGCTTAGCAGCGGTCATAAGAATTATTTGGGTCCTACCAAAGTAGCCGTTTCACTGGTTTATATGCTTTGGTAA
- a CDS encoding site-specific integrase encodes MEEDKYHWCKQKKQMEVLSIFVGCLKSELLDSGRHATARSYESALKRLVSFTGNKKTTFTELTPFLLKQYEEHLYSQGCRRNTVSLYMRMLRSICNQASRRGITNLPGGLFEEVFTGTESCQKRAVNPEVIRKLCALDLASSSASLAFSRDMFLLSFYLRGIPFVDLAHLRKSDLQKNTLTYRRSKTGHELTVSLEPCAMNLFRKYAPLVKNSPYLLPIITQIGENEYGQYQSALRLYNYHLHQLSKKLGLKEHLTSYVARHSWATAAYREGIPVAVISESLGHSSEKVTYNYLASFDNRTLKRANKKVIALVLPTSREGNFSASDIPIRRGNGKWTKRLT; translated from the coding sequence ATGGAAGAGGATAAATACCATTGGTGCAAGCAAAAGAAACAAATGGAAGTATTAAGCATTTTTGTTGGATGCCTGAAGAGTGAATTGCTGGATTCAGGTCGTCATGCCACTGCTCGTTCTTATGAGAGCGCATTGAAGCGATTGGTCTCATTTACCGGTAACAAGAAAACAACTTTTACCGAACTAACTCCATTCCTACTTAAGCAGTATGAAGAACATCTTTATTCCCAGGGGTGCAGACGCAACACTGTTTCCTTGTACATGAGGATGCTGCGTTCTATCTGTAATCAGGCTTCTCGCAGAGGGATAACCAATCTGCCTGGGGGACTTTTTGAAGAGGTTTTTACCGGCACCGAGAGCTGTCAAAAGCGTGCCGTAAATCCGGAAGTTATTCGTAAGCTTTGCGCGTTGGATCTAGCTTCGTCCTCGGCTTCGCTTGCTTTCTCACGCGACATGTTCCTTCTTTCGTTTTATCTTCGTGGTATCCCTTTTGTGGACCTGGCTCATCTTCGCAAGAGCGATCTTCAAAAGAATACGCTCACTTATCGGCGTAGTAAAACGGGACACGAACTAACCGTAAGCCTGGAGCCTTGTGCGATGAATCTTTTTCGCAAATATGCTCCTTTAGTTAAGAACTCTCCTTACCTGCTACCCATTATCACCCAGATCGGCGAAAATGAGTACGGGCAGTACCAAAGCGCCTTACGGCTTTACAACTATCATCTGCATCAGCTTTCTAAGAAGTTGGGGCTAAAAGAGCATCTTACTTCTTACGTTGCCCGCCATTCTTGGGCCACAGCTGCTTATCGGGAAGGAATCCCTGTTGCCGTTATCAGTGAATCTTTAGGTCATAGCTCTGAGAAAGTAACTTATAACTATCTCGCTTCTTTTGACAACCGGACACTCAAGAGAGCTAATAAAAAAGTGATTGCTCTGGTTCTGCCAACAAGCAGAGAGGGTAATTTTTCAGCCTCAGACATTCCTATTCGGCGGGGGAATGGTAAATGGACAAAGAGATTGACCTGA